In Hemicordylus capensis ecotype Gifberg chromosome 3, rHemCap1.1.pri, whole genome shotgun sequence, one DNA window encodes the following:
- the LOC128351794 gene encoding receptor-transporting protein 2-like, with product MNRLNMDFWREVFEELVREVNPNDAWRLTMDRQLDFHHVEPGWEQSLLEHAHARFTCSRCFRNWSSHQVVILFHMHWKRYGRQGQVKMRFFGQQCQQCSSNYEEPLFSEKDVDNVLSRLILDIREKCYGENVDRGELSEVIWGHSGPHRPHYCQACYLGIHHRDHGWPAGTGHHGRPQSPGHSWATTKESNKASKIDSSIRNSSTVQQTQPPTEHPDLRIFKIIVIFIFIFIFIFIAYLKDWFK from the exons ATGAATAGGCTGAACATGGATTTTTGGAGAGAGGTCTTTGAAGAGCTGGTCAGAGAGGTAAACCCAAACGATGCCTGGAGACTAACCATGGACCGGCAGCTTGACTTCCATCATGTGGAGCCTGGGTGGGAGCAATCGCTACTGGAGCATGCCCATGCCAG ATTTACATGTTCACGATGCTTCCGTAACTGGTCCTCACATCAAGTTGTTATCCTTTTTCACATGCACTGGAAGAGATATGGGAGACAAGGGCAGGTCAAGATGAGATTCTTCGGCCAACAATGTCAGCAGTGCTCTTCAAATTATGAGGAACCCCTGTTCAGTGAGAAGGATGTTGACAACGTCTTGAGTCGCTTGATCCTTGACATACGGGAGAAGTGCTACGGAGAGAACGTTGATCGTGGAGAACTCTCTGAGGTGATATGGGGACACAGCGGGCCCCATAGGCCCCACTATTGTCAAGCTTGCTATTTGGGGATACACCACAGGGATCATGGATGGCCTGCAGGTACAGGGCATCATGGgagaccccaaagtccagggcattCCTGGGCCACTACAAAGGAAAGCAACAAAGCTagtaagatagactccagcattCGAAATTCCTCAACAGTACAACAGACCCAGCCACCCACAGAGCACCCAGATCTCCGTATTTTTAAGATtattgtcatattcatattcatattcatattcatatttattgCCTATTTGAAAGACTGGTTCAAGTGA
- the LOC128351081 gene encoding receptor-transporting protein 3-like, translating to MPTWWTEEEHDSPPDWRREFIRKMKEHKPQDNWVLTTELEISQTPGGWYQYEQKRLFASFKCSNCSRDWKSAQVAVVFRMRLERNRRQWDQGEGQVKMKALRQKCNKCQGRYQEPIFSEKMVQLALHNLVVKILEKCYRESNRKMVLQEPEPEEDVEGPHDKANCEACELGLCSVRSTSWGQTVRPECSFIRPASLGQSGLWEQSFQRPSSLPQSERGESMESCCKMLLFLFIVAVVLFLFASFNRN from the exons ATGCCGACCTGGTGGACGGAGGAGGAACATGACAGTCCACCAGACTGGAGGAGGGAGTTTATTAGGAAGATGAAGGAGCACAAGCCACAAGACAACTGGGTCTTGACTACTGAGCTAGAAATCAGCCAGACACCAGGGGGATGGTACCAGTATGAGCAGAAGCGTCTGTTTGCCAG CTTCAAGTGTTCAAATTGCTCTCGTGACTGGAAATCAGCTCAGGTGGCCGTTGTCTTCCGCATGCGCCTGGAAAGGAACAGGAGACAATGGGACCAGGGAGAGGGCCAGGTGAAGATGAAAGCGTTGAGACAGAAGTGTAACAAGTGCCAAGGTCGGTACCAAGAGCCCATCTTCAGCGAGAAGATGGTTCAACTTGCCCTCCACAATTTGGTGGTGAAGATCCTTGAGAAATGCTATAGAGAATCCAACCGAAAAATGGTCTTGCAGGAACCTGAGCCTGAGGAAGATGTGGAGGGCCCACATGATAAAGCCAACTGCGAGGCTTGTGAGCTGGGGCTCTGCTCCGTGAGATCCACTTCCTGGGGTCAGACTGTTCGGCCGGAGTGTAGCTTTATAAGACCCGCCTCCCTGGGTCAATCTGGTCTGTGGGAACAAAGTTTTCAAAGACCTTCTTCCCTGCCTCAgtcagagaggggggaaagcatgGAGAGTTGTTGCAAAATGTTGCTGTTCCTTTTTATTGTGGCAGTGGTTTTATTCCTTTTTGCCTCCTTCAATAGGAATTAG